One window of the Syngnathoides biaculeatus isolate LvHL_M chromosome 11, ASM1980259v1, whole genome shotgun sequence genome contains the following:
- the adgrg4a gene encoding adhesion G-protein coupled receptor G6 isoform X2, whose amino-acid sequence MEQRGAAGVLVRGRRCRDLGPAPVEVQLLPGGRRKPALRMVLLQTQNADSLHKHKSDGKLFRVDEGNHETLENIFPLGISVSDVSVHSSASRTCDAQPPQVSKAEPTTTCNKSFSAEVDILVDPASSVEVVQASISSTIFFNDPFDMVVEPNSVRVLPVVQPDVFLRVSLQLNLTGSAAKPEEIIEHWLKETLEVNRTAHVLNVVIEDVARRSPEGFNAQMRFQAQPKQYKCDFHVQDHAASQIEEILYFINATLTLKYEYENGSVVIQSTDLDLKQIFPRNCAEELMSTIYGEYIWPETFPQIDQMMGCRKPSWARAFRLCELHIENDTTSWAQPDMTRCTPLDLENITVTTDNAAEVVDIIQGLVNATLGNATQIPPSELNTVVEKLNQVVNVTTVTPTLGDNIVRIFSDILVSETDVAPVAVSVLTLTDKMGNTMDFPNESLSLTAPSLALSMIDVDPQGFEGLTFSAVSVSSFTEPSVFVNQTFEGKPIQEANVTISLPSALYNFLPPGKGNKTRVHFQFYGTQDLFQDPDTADARTQSNLLLNSFIVSASINGSHVSDLDDSERVVITLHHRQAKRPDDTVLCVFWDFQDNGGRGGWSSTGCETRTLSPDRTSCLCEHLTHFAVLLDVSRTPVSEGDSRILSVISNIGCGFSAIFLGITLVTYLGFEKLRRDYPSKILINLSSALLGLNMFFLLDSWLSSFSDYSLCIFAGAALHYFLLASFAWMALEAVHMYFALVKIFNTYVSAYILKFCAVGWGVPLVIVSLVLVIDKDAYGDTHYAEAAAKMSSNYQFCWLQNDIVFYVAVVAFLLLVLLSNGSVFVVVLLKIRRMGVDRKTSSGGRGALRELRAVAGLTVLLGLTWLIGFFSFGPGKVAMMYLFVIFNTLQGFFVFLFHCLMKEDVRKQWRTHLCCGDRSDCSGAAGGPRGKENLIKSGSSVKDTSIRNTSESEDGPENRQGA is encoded by the exons ATGGAACAACGAGGAGCTGCGGGGGTGCTCGTGCGCGGACGGAGATGTCGTGATCTGGGACCAGCGCCAGTGGAAGTACAACTGCTCCCCGGAGGAAGACGCAAACCTGCGCTGCG CATGGTCCTCCTTCAAACTCAGAATGCAGACAGCCTTCACAAGCACAAATCAGACGGAAAATTGTTCAGAGTCGATGAAGGAAATCACGAGACA ctggaaaacatttTCCCTCTTGGCATTTCCGTCAGCGATGTATCTGTCCACTCATCTGCCAG TCGTACATGCGACGCGCAACCACCTCAG GTGTCAAAAGCCGAGCCAACGACAACCTGTAACAAAAG TTTTAGCGCTGAGGTCGACATCCTGGTGGATCCTGCGAGCAGTGTTGAAGTCGTCCAGGCCAGCATTTCCAGTACGATCTTCTTTAATGACCCGTTTGACATGGTGGTGGAACCGAACAGCGTCCGTGTACTGCCCGTGG TCCAACCAGATGTGTTCCTGAGGGTCTCGCTTCAATTGAACCTCACTGGCAGCGCTGCAAAACCAGAAGAAATAATTGAGCATTGG TTGAAAGAAACGCTGGAAGTGAACAGGACTGCGCACGTGTTGAACGTCGTCATAGAAGATGTTGCCCGGAG GAGCCCGGAGGGATTTAATGCACAGATG CGTTTTCAAGCGCAACCCAAACA ATACAAATGTGACTTCCATGTTCAGGATCACGCCGCCAGCCAGATTGAGGAAATCCTGTATTTTATAAATGCCACCTTGACGCTCAAGTATGAATATGAAAACGGCTCGGTTGTTATTCAGTCGACAGATCTGGACCTCAAACAAATAT TTCCGAGAAATTGTGCGGAAGAGTTGATGTCGACGATCTACGGCGAATACATTTGGCCTGAAACCTTTCCTCAAATTGATCAGATGATGGGATGCAGAAAACCGAGCTGGGCGCGAGCCTTCAGGCTTTG TGAATTACACATTGAAAACGACACAACGAGCTGGGCCCAACCGGACATGACGAGATGCACCCCACTTGACCTTGAAAACATCACGGTCACCACTG ACAACGCCGCCGAGGTCGTGGACATAATCCAGGGCCTGGTAAACGCCACGCTGGGCAACGCCACGCAGATTCCGCCCTCTGAGCTCAACACGGTGGTGGAGAAACTGAACCAGGTGGTGAACGTCACCACCGTCACGCCGACACTGGGCGACAACATCGTCAGGATTTTCTCCGACATCTTGGTTTCCGAGACGGACGTGGCACCGGTGGCTGTCAG cgtcctcaCCCTGACCGATAAAATGGGCAATACGATGGATTTTCCAAATGAATCACTAAGTTTGACGGCCCCTTCACTGGCGTTGTCCATGATCGACGTGGATCCTCAGGGATTCGAAGGCCTCACGTTCAGCGCGGTCTCCGTCTCTTCGTTCACGGAGCCGAGT GTATTTGTCAACCAGACTTTTGAAGGCAAACCAATCCAAGAGGCGAATGTGACCATATCGCTACCATCTGCGCTCTACAACTTCCTTCCACCTGGAAAAGGGAATAAAACTCGGGTCCACTTTCAGTTCTACGGGACACAAGACCTTTTCCAG GACCCCGACACAGCCGACGCAAGAACGCAAAGCAACTTGCTGTTGAACTCTTTTATCGTGTCCGCGAGCATCAACGGTAGCCACGTCAGCGACCTGGACGACTCCGAGAGGGTGGTGATCACGCTGCACCACCGCCAAGCCAAGAGG ccggatGACACGgtgctgtgtgtattttgggattttcaAGACAATG GTGGGCGAGGGGGCTGGAGCAGCACGGGTTGCGAAACCCGGACTCTTTCGCCTGATCGGACCAGCTGCCTGTGTGAGCATCTCACGCATTTCGCTGTCCTGCTG GATGTGTCCAGAACGCCCGTCAGCGAGGGCGACAGCCGCATTTTAAGCGTCATCTCGAACATCGGCTGCGGTTTCTCCGCCATCTTCCTGGGGATCACACTCGTCACTTACCTGGGTTTTGA AAAGCTGCGCCGTGACTATCCGTCGAAAATCCTCATCAATCTGTCGTCCGCCTTGCTGGGTCTGAACATGTTTTTCCTGCTGGACTCGTGGCTCTCGTCCTTTTCCGACTACAGCTTGTGCATCTTCGCCGGCGCCGCGCTGCACTACTTCCTGCTGGCCTCCTTCGCCTGGATGGCCCTGGAGGCCGTCCACATGTACTTCGCCCTGGTCAAGATCTTCAACACCTACGTGTCCGCTTACATCCTCAAGTTCTGCGCCGTCGGGTGGG GTGTTCCTCTGGTGATAGTCAGCTTGGTGCTGGTCATAGACAAAGACGCCTACGGCGACACTCACTACGCAGAAGCCGCAGCCAAGATGAGTTCTAACTACCAGTT CTGCTGGCTGCAGAACGACATCGTCTTCTACGTGGCGGTGGTGGCTTTCTTACTGCTCGTCCTGTTGAGCAACGGCTCCGTGTTCGTGGTGGTTCTGCTGAAGATCCGGCGGATGGGCGTCGACAGAAAGACGTCGagcggcggacgcggcgccctGCGGGAGTTGAGGGcggtggccggcctcaccgttCTGCTGGGCCTGACCTGGCTCATCGGCTTCTTCTCCTTTGGACCCGGCAAAGTGGCCATGATGTATCTGTTCgtcatcttcaatactctgcaGG GGTTCTTCGTTTTTCTCTTCCACTGTCTGATGAAAGAAGACGTGAGGAAACAGTGGCGAACGCATTTGTGCTGCGGCGACCGTTCAG ACTGCAGCGGGGCAGCGGGAGGCCCGCGCGGGAAGGAGAATCTTATCAAGTCCGGCTCGTCTGTAAAGGACACCTCGATCAGGAACACTTCGGAATCGGAAGATGGGCCAGAAAACCGCCAGGGGGCCTAA
- the vgll1 gene encoding transcription cofactor vestigial-like protein 1, whose product MQDTMDSPVAVKVEGHSRSVILRYFHGDIGSMVDAHFTRALSKDNTAVAKPKKMRKNIKLEESSTAQANLAEQLPVTGRHLAFGSAEDPSGPWHSFVGRTGEAPGLPSTAYSAEDLSLTGQQYASSLLNLLHGDRAEMGPGVASGSKAEHLANWMVPQGFRDSVEPAGGFQTGQRLDKKDLYWY is encoded by the exons ATGCAGGATACCATGGACAGTCCGGTGGCCGTGAAGGTGGAGGGCCACTCCCGCAGCGTGATCCTCAGATACTTCCACGGCGACATCGGGAGCATGGTGGACGCTCACTTCACCCGCGCTCTCAGCAAAGACAACACGGCGGTCGCCAAGCCCAAGAAAATGcgaaaaaacatcaaattgg AGGAGAGCAGCACCGCTCAGGCGAACCTGGCCGAGCAGCTCCCCGTGACCGGTCGCCACCTGGCCTTCGGTTCGGCCGAGGACCCTTCTGGGCCGTGGCACTCGTTCGTGGGCAGGACCGGGGAGGCTCCGGGATTGCCGTCCACCGCGTATTCGGCGGAAGACCTGAGCTTGACGGGGCAGCAGTACGCCTCGTCCCTGCTCAACCTCCTGCACGGCGACCGCGCCGAGATGGGGCCCGGCGTGGCTTCCGGCTCCAAGGCCGAACACCTGGCCAACTGGATGGTGCCTCAAGGATTTAGAGACTCTGTAGAGCCTGCTGGAGGCTTCCAGACCG GACAACGTCTGGACAAGAAAGACTTGTACTGGTACTGA
- the adgrg4a gene encoding adhesion G-protein coupled receptor G4 isoform X1, with product MNRGTNLSSLNACFLLSVCLLASPSGSSSSSSLWGQKAHFRLRPCLWELKPGTVVPPLRDLTACLLMRRAYDTEWTAFVYKAPGRKHVELGIGGTGAQLLVRIFGQEWHLDLELKVHQWYSVCLTWSGESNRLQLFVNGTMVNEASLSDAYARRRLAPNGTLTLGVSHYVDASGYVKPEEGSNLLGEISQFRMWARAWNNEELRGCSCADGDVVIWDQRQWKYNCSPEEDANLRCAWSSFKLRMQTAFTSTNQTENCSESMKEITRQWLENIFPLGISVSDVSVHSSASRTCDAQPPQVSKAEPTTTCNKSFSAEVDILVDPASSVEVVQASISSTIFFNDPFDMVVEPNSVRVLPVVQPDVFLRVSLQLNLTGSAAKPEEIIEHWLKETLEVNRTAHVLNVVIEDVARRSPEGFNAQMRFQAQPKQYKCDFHVQDHAASQIEEILYFINATLTLKYEYENGSVVIQSTDLDLKQIFPRNCAEELMSTIYGEYIWPETFPQIDQMMGCRKPSWARAFRLCELHIENDTTSWAQPDMTRCTPLDLENITVTTDNAAEVVDIIQGLVNATLGNATQIPPSELNTVVEKLNQVVNVTTVTPTLGDNIVRIFSDILVSETDVAPVAVSVLTLTDKMGNTMDFPNESLSLTAPSLALSMIDVDPQGFEGLTFSAVSVSSFTEPSVFVNQTFEGKPIQEANVTISLPSALYNFLPPGKGNKTRVHFQFYGTQDLFQDPDTADARTQSNLLLNSFIVSASINGSHVSDLDDSERVVITLHHRQAKRPDDTVLCVFWDFQDNGGRGGWSSTGCETRTLSPDRTSCLCEHLTHFAVLLDVSRTPVSEGDSRILSVISNIGCGFSAIFLGITLVTYLGFEKLRRDYPSKILINLSSALLGLNMFFLLDSWLSSFSDYSLCIFAGAALHYFLLASFAWMALEAVHMYFALVKIFNTYVSAYILKFCAVGWGVPLVIVSLVLVIDKDAYGDTHYAEAAAKMSSNYQFCWLQNDIVFYVAVVAFLLLVLLSNGSVFVVVLLKIRRMGVDRKTSSGGRGALRELRAVAGLTVLLGLTWLIGFFSFGPGKVAMMYLFVIFNTLQGFFVFLFHCLMKEDVRKQWRTHLCCGDRSDCSGAAGGPRGKENLIKSGSSVKDTSIRNTSESEDGPENRQGA from the exons ATGAACCGCGGAACAAATTTGTCTTCCCTGAACGCTTGCTTCCTCCTCtccgtgtgtcttctggcatcAC CTtctggcagcagcagcagcagcagcctgtGGGGCCAGAAGGCCCACTTCAGACTCCGGCCATGTTTGTGGGAGCTCAAGCCGGGTACCGTGGTGCCGCCCCTCCGGGACCTGACCGCGTGCCTGCTGATGCGACGTGCCTATGACACAGAATGGACCGCTTTTGTCTACAAAGCTCCGGGGAGGAAACACGTGGAGTTGGGCATAGGGGGAACGGGGGCACAGCTGCTGGTGCGGATTTTCGGCCAAGAATGGCACCTGGACCTGGAATTGAAGGTGCACCAGTGGTATTCAGTCTGTCTCACCTGGTCTGGTGAGTCCAATAGGCTGCAGCTCTTTGTGAACGGGACTATGGTCAACGAGGCCTCGCTCTCGGACGCCTACGCACGCAGGCGTTTGGCCCCCAACGGCACTTTGACCCTGGGGGTGTCTCATTATGTGGACGCCAGCGGGTACGTGAAACCGGAGGAAGGGAGCAACCTCTTGGGGGAGATCAGCCAGTTCAGGATGTGGGCGAGGGCATGGAACAACGAGGAGCTGCGGGGGTGCTCGTGCGCGGACGGAGATGTCGTGATCTGGGACCAGCGCCAGTGGAAGTACAACTGCTCCCCGGAGGAAGACGCAAACCTGCGCTGCG CATGGTCCTCCTTCAAACTCAGAATGCAGACAGCCTTCACAAGCACAAATCAGACGGAAAATTGTTCAGAGTCGATGAAGGAAATCACGAGACAGTGG ctggaaaacatttTCCCTCTTGGCATTTCCGTCAGCGATGTATCTGTCCACTCATCTGCCAG TCGTACATGCGACGCGCAACCACCTCAG GTGTCAAAAGCCGAGCCAACGACAACCTGTAACAAAAG TTTTAGCGCTGAGGTCGACATCCTGGTGGATCCTGCGAGCAGTGTTGAAGTCGTCCAGGCCAGCATTTCCAGTACGATCTTCTTTAATGACCCGTTTGACATGGTGGTGGAACCGAACAGCGTCCGTGTACTGCCCGTGG TCCAACCAGATGTGTTCCTGAGGGTCTCGCTTCAATTGAACCTCACTGGCAGCGCTGCAAAACCAGAAGAAATAATTGAGCATTGG TTGAAAGAAACGCTGGAAGTGAACAGGACTGCGCACGTGTTGAACGTCGTCATAGAAGATGTTGCCCGGAG GAGCCCGGAGGGATTTAATGCACAGATG CGTTTTCAAGCGCAACCCAAACA ATACAAATGTGACTTCCATGTTCAGGATCACGCCGCCAGCCAGATTGAGGAAATCCTGTATTTTATAAATGCCACCTTGACGCTCAAGTATGAATATGAAAACGGCTCGGTTGTTATTCAGTCGACAGATCTGGACCTCAAACAAATAT TTCCGAGAAATTGTGCGGAAGAGTTGATGTCGACGATCTACGGCGAATACATTTGGCCTGAAACCTTTCCTCAAATTGATCAGATGATGGGATGCAGAAAACCGAGCTGGGCGCGAGCCTTCAGGCTTTG TGAATTACACATTGAAAACGACACAACGAGCTGGGCCCAACCGGACATGACGAGATGCACCCCACTTGACCTTGAAAACATCACGGTCACCACTG ACAACGCCGCCGAGGTCGTGGACATAATCCAGGGCCTGGTAAACGCCACGCTGGGCAACGCCACGCAGATTCCGCCCTCTGAGCTCAACACGGTGGTGGAGAAACTGAACCAGGTGGTGAACGTCACCACCGTCACGCCGACACTGGGCGACAACATCGTCAGGATTTTCTCCGACATCTTGGTTTCCGAGACGGACGTGGCACCGGTGGCTGTCAG cgtcctcaCCCTGACCGATAAAATGGGCAATACGATGGATTTTCCAAATGAATCACTAAGTTTGACGGCCCCTTCACTGGCGTTGTCCATGATCGACGTGGATCCTCAGGGATTCGAAGGCCTCACGTTCAGCGCGGTCTCCGTCTCTTCGTTCACGGAGCCGAGT GTATTTGTCAACCAGACTTTTGAAGGCAAACCAATCCAAGAGGCGAATGTGACCATATCGCTACCATCTGCGCTCTACAACTTCCTTCCACCTGGAAAAGGGAATAAAACTCGGGTCCACTTTCAGTTCTACGGGACACAAGACCTTTTCCAG GACCCCGACACAGCCGACGCAAGAACGCAAAGCAACTTGCTGTTGAACTCTTTTATCGTGTCCGCGAGCATCAACGGTAGCCACGTCAGCGACCTGGACGACTCCGAGAGGGTGGTGATCACGCTGCACCACCGCCAAGCCAAGAGG ccggatGACACGgtgctgtgtgtattttgggattttcaAGACAATG GTGGGCGAGGGGGCTGGAGCAGCACGGGTTGCGAAACCCGGACTCTTTCGCCTGATCGGACCAGCTGCCTGTGTGAGCATCTCACGCATTTCGCTGTCCTGCTG GATGTGTCCAGAACGCCCGTCAGCGAGGGCGACAGCCGCATTTTAAGCGTCATCTCGAACATCGGCTGCGGTTTCTCCGCCATCTTCCTGGGGATCACACTCGTCACTTACCTGGGTTTTGA AAAGCTGCGCCGTGACTATCCGTCGAAAATCCTCATCAATCTGTCGTCCGCCTTGCTGGGTCTGAACATGTTTTTCCTGCTGGACTCGTGGCTCTCGTCCTTTTCCGACTACAGCTTGTGCATCTTCGCCGGCGCCGCGCTGCACTACTTCCTGCTGGCCTCCTTCGCCTGGATGGCCCTGGAGGCCGTCCACATGTACTTCGCCCTGGTCAAGATCTTCAACACCTACGTGTCCGCTTACATCCTCAAGTTCTGCGCCGTCGGGTGGG GTGTTCCTCTGGTGATAGTCAGCTTGGTGCTGGTCATAGACAAAGACGCCTACGGCGACACTCACTACGCAGAAGCCGCAGCCAAGATGAGTTCTAACTACCAGTT CTGCTGGCTGCAGAACGACATCGTCTTCTACGTGGCGGTGGTGGCTTTCTTACTGCTCGTCCTGTTGAGCAACGGCTCCGTGTTCGTGGTGGTTCTGCTGAAGATCCGGCGGATGGGCGTCGACAGAAAGACGTCGagcggcggacgcggcgccctGCGGGAGTTGAGGGcggtggccggcctcaccgttCTGCTGGGCCTGACCTGGCTCATCGGCTTCTTCTCCTTTGGACCCGGCAAAGTGGCCATGATGTATCTGTTCgtcatcttcaatactctgcaGG GGTTCTTCGTTTTTCTCTTCCACTGTCTGATGAAAGAAGACGTGAGGAAACAGTGGCGAACGCATTTGTGCTGCGGCGACCGTTCAG ACTGCAGCGGGGCAGCGGGAGGCCCGCGCGGGAAGGAGAATCTTATCAAGTCCGGCTCGTCTGTAAAGGACACCTCGATCAGGAACACTTCGGAATCGGAAGATGGGCCAGAAAACCGCCAGGGGGCCTAA